From Scylla paramamosain isolate STU-SP2022 chromosome 16, ASM3559412v1, whole genome shotgun sequence, one genomic window encodes:
- the LOC135108092 gene encoding oplophorus-luciferin 2-monooxygenase non-catalytic subunit-like gives MALRYLAAVLATAAVSLVSEASKCTNLSPYPYELELGEPDLPCPDENMIKPCTCHTDTLGFMTLDCSLINTNEDLQRVFSNEFPFKHFYQLIIDHDPNDANNRLTEIQADTFNFLDFQRVTIKGTKLQIIDENVFSYSHDTLTLLDLRNNKLVDFPFETLFLYKRLETLLLDYNNLGRLEKFGSTSLHTLSVGHNRNLKFTRDVLEELPCIVTLNMESIDLDYIPQHMFANLTQVYSISFNDNDLTVLQEFSINPLQPTVGRLMLGSNKIHDSYSMSITGLRDNAIVDLTNNRITEMRKELWQPFFEQVIHGVVDLTGNDLICGCDMSWLFLNTTTIDPKARYLPIITEYTTCYDGTQVVFLDYHVFEHHCP, from the exons ATGGCGCTGCGTTATTTGGCGGCGGTGCTGGCAACTGCGGCCGTAAGCCTCGTCTCCGAGGCCTCTAAGTGTACTAACCTCAGCCCCTACCCCTATGAGCTGGAGCTGGGTGAGCCTGACCTGCCGTGCCCCGATGAAAATATGATTAAGCCCTGCACGTGCCACACAGACACCCTGGGATTCATGACTCTCGACTGCAGCCTCATTAACACCAACGAGGACCTGCAACGAGTCTTCAGCAACGAATTTCCATTCAAGCATTTTTACCAACTAATAATTGACCACGACCCCAACGATGCAAACAATCGTCTGACAGAGATACAAGCAGACACGTTCAACTTTCTTGACTTCCAGAGGGTGACCATCAAAGGCACAAAGCTCCAGATAATAGATGAGAATGTCTTCAGTTATTCTCATGATACGCTCACTTTACTAGATTTGAGAAACAACAAACTTGTCGACTTCCCCTTCGAGACCCTCTTCTTGTACAAAAGACTCGAGACTCTGCTTCTTGACTACAACAACCTGGGAAGACTGGAGAAGTTCGGATCCACGAGTTTGCATACCCTCAGTGTGGGCCACAACAGGAACCTCAAGTTCACCAGAGACGTGCTCGAGGAATTGCCATGCATCGTGACCCTCAACATGGAGAGCATAGACCTCGATTACATTCCACAGCACATGTTTGCGAACCTCACTCAGGTGTACAGCATCAGCTTCAACGACaatgatctcacggtgctgcaGGAGTTCTCCATCAATCCGCTCCAGCCAACGGTGGGCCGTCTGATGCTTGGAAGTAACAAAATCCATGACTCTTATAGCATGTCCATCACAG GTCTCAGGGATAACGCGATCGTCGACCTCACCAACAACAGGATCACCGAGATGCGCAAGGAATTATGGCAGCCATTCTTCGAGCAAGTAATTCACGGTGTGGTGGACCTGACAG GCAACGACTTGATATGCGGCTGCGACATGAGCTGGCTGTTCCTAAACACAACCACAATCGACCCCAAGGCGCGCTACCTGCCCATCATCACGGAATACACCACGTGCTACGACGGGACGCAAGTCGTCTTCTTGGATTACCACGTCTTTGAGCACCACTGCCCCTGA